One stretch of Mus pahari chromosome 5, PAHARI_EIJ_v1.1, whole genome shotgun sequence DNA includes these proteins:
- the Creg2 gene encoding protein CREG2: MSLSGGERPAWPGSRLSWLLCCSALLSPAAGYVIVSSVSWAVTNEVDEELDSASTEEALPALLEDSSSIWQQSFPASAHKEDTHLRPRGSARARPAPAARGMFSYRRESGSSEASSGPRVHAGTARSLAHASSWGCLAMVSTHEKIQGLPFGSCLAISDGPVQNSTGIPFFYMTAKDPXVADLVKNPTASLMLPESEGEFCR; this comes from the exons ATGTCGCTGTCCGGCGGGGAGCGTCCTGCTTGGCCAGGGAGTCGCCTATCCTGGTTGCTATGCTGCAGCGCCCTGTTGTCCCCAGCCGCGGGCTACGTGATTGTGAGCTCGGTGTCCTGGGCTGTCACCAACGAGGTAGACGAGGAGCTGGACAGCGCATCCACCGAGGAGGCGCTGCCCGCGTTGCTGGAGGACTCGAGTAGCATCTGGCAGCAGAGCTTCCCGGCCTCGGCACACAAGGAAGACACGCACCTGCGACCTCGGGGCTCCGCCCGCGCCAGGCCCGCACCGGCCGCGCGTGGCATGTTCTCCTACCGGCGGGAGAGCGGCTCATCTGAGGCATCCTCCGGTCCCAGGGTGCATGCCGGCACCGCCCGCTCCCTAGCCCACGCTAGCTCCTGGGGCTGTCTGGCCATGGTGTCCACCCACGAAAAG ATCCAAGGACTGCCCTTTGGGAGCTGCCTGGCCATCAGTGATGGCCCCGTCCAGAACAGCACAGGAATCCCCTTCTTCTACATGACAGCCAAGGACCCCGNGGTGGCCGACCTGGTGAAGAACCCCACAGCCTCGCTGATGCTGCCGGAGTCTGAGGGAGAGTTTTGCAGGTAG